The following coding sequences lie in one Brevibacterium marinum genomic window:
- a CDS encoding NAD(P)/FAD-dependent oxidoreductase, with product MAQEFGTVIIGAGIGGGTVVETLRDEGYSATIALVGADPAAPYYRPDLSKKVMLEGSDPAESALRGEEWYPAHDVTTFFGTTVTELDAKNRSITLDDGNSLNYGQAILATGSTPRTLDVPGADLGNIHTLRDAGDAVAIRSQFGQGSKVVIIGGGWVGLEVAAAAKNAGCEVTVVVRSAPPLRSVLGEEIGAYFEDLHRANGISFVSDAEATGFSGSKAVESVQTTVGDLSADLVVVGIGANPSIALAEAAELDTDGGIIVDEHMRSSDPSILAIGDIAEARNTLLNRRLRVEHWDNAVRQAEVAAATITGGEMTTGDKTYDWQPYFYTDQFDLGMEYVGHGTSDDDVVIRGDKSSGEFIVFWTRGGTVIAAMNVNIWDVGDELRALIGKDVSAARLQDESIELTEL from the coding sequence ATGGCTCAGGAGTTCGGAACTGTCATCATCGGCGCCGGCATCGGCGGTGGAACCGTGGTCGAGACACTTCGCGACGAGGGATACTCCGCAACGATCGCGCTCGTCGGTGCCGACCCGGCCGCTCCGTACTATCGTCCGGATCTGTCCAAGAAGGTCATGCTCGAAGGATCGGACCCTGCCGAGTCGGCGCTGCGGGGCGAGGAATGGTATCCGGCCCACGATGTGACGACGTTCTTCGGCACCACCGTGACAGAACTCGATGCGAAGAATCGGAGCATCACTCTGGACGACGGAAACAGCCTCAATTACGGGCAGGCCATTTTGGCCACCGGCTCGACGCCACGGACCCTGGATGTCCCGGGCGCCGACCTGGGAAACATCCACACGCTTCGAGACGCCGGTGACGCCGTGGCCATCCGCTCGCAGTTCGGACAGGGCAGCAAGGTCGTCATCATCGGCGGCGGCTGGGTCGGCCTCGAGGTGGCGGCAGCGGCCAAGAACGCCGGGTGCGAGGTCACCGTCGTCGTGCGCTCGGCTCCCCCGCTCAGATCGGTCCTCGGCGAAGAGATCGGAGCCTACTTCGAAGACCTGCACCGGGCCAACGGCATCTCGTTCGTCTCCGATGCGGAAGCGACAGGCTTCTCCGGGTCGAAGGCCGTCGAATCCGTCCAGACCACCGTCGGCGACTTGTCCGCCGACCTCGTCGTCGTGGGAATCGGGGCCAATCCGAGCATCGCCCTGGCCGAGGCCGCGGAGCTGGACACGGACGGTGGGATCATCGTCGATGAGCACATGCGCTCGAGCGATCCGAGCATCCTCGCCATCGGCGACATCGCCGAGGCCCGGAACACACTGTTGAACCGGCGACTGCGCGTCGAACACTGGGACAACGCCGTGCGCCAGGCCGAAGTCGCAGCCGCGACCATCACCGGCGGCGAGATGACCACCGGCGACAAGACATACGACTGGCAGCCGTACTTCTACACGGACCAGTTCGATCTCGGCATGGAATACGTCGGCCACGGGACGAGTGACGATGATGTCGTCATCCGCGGCGACAAGTCGAGCGGCGAGTTCATCGTGTTCTGGACTCGCGGCGGAACCGTCATCGCCGCGATGAACGTCAACATCTGGGATGTCGGTGACGAGCTTCGCGCCCTCATCGGCAAGGACGTCTCGGCCGCACGCCTGCAGGACGAGTCCATAGAGCTCACGGAACTCTGA
- a CDS encoding monovalent cation/H+ antiporter subunit D family protein, with protein sequence MNPAFLLLLIGVPLLSSALSVLITSRTFDRILLLAGPSFVGISGIILLVVHQRQPVIAHSVGGYVPGLAIPFVSDAFTALMLVLTSLTALISCIFLITTGEDQYRFVPALILMMLTGVYGALLTGDLFNFFVFVEVMVLPAYALIAVTGTWRRLGVGRMYVMVNLLTSTILLIGVGFVYGARGTVNIALLAQMGAPNGQGALAIGVVLLALIIKAGGAPFHGWLARSYPNTSAGMMSLFSGLHSKVAMYAIYRIYTSVYGEPAAWVDVIAVIAIISILIGALSGFGQNRVRNVLAFQMTSGIGHILLGVVLLTSTALGAGTFYMVHHMITMSGLLLIMAAIEQTYGTGSFKKLTGLAKRERWTTILMILGLFSLIGLPPTSGLWGKVGLITAATASGDPLGGWLVIAIVVGALISLLALQRTWRNTFWGPPMQTYRPDSADTGRAPAEPILRSVRIPARLLVPGTILIGVSVAIFAYPEPLLAVTTQAADGLLDPSAYIEAVTRR encoded by the coding sequence ATGAATCCTGCATTCCTGCTTCTGCTCATCGGCGTGCCGCTCCTGTCGTCGGCGCTGAGCGTGCTCATCACCTCCCGCACTTTCGACCGCATCCTGCTGCTGGCAGGCCCGAGCTTCGTCGGCATCTCCGGCATCATCCTGCTCGTCGTCCATCAGCGGCAGCCTGTCATCGCCCATTCCGTCGGCGGCTATGTCCCCGGTCTGGCGATCCCCTTCGTCTCCGATGCATTCACCGCACTGATGTTGGTCCTGACCTCCCTCACGGCCCTCATCAGCTGCATCTTCCTGATCACGACAGGGGAGGACCAGTACCGATTCGTCCCCGCACTGATCCTGATGATGCTCACCGGCGTCTACGGTGCGCTGCTGACCGGGGACCTCTTCAACTTCTTCGTCTTCGTCGAGGTCATGGTCCTGCCGGCCTATGCACTCATCGCGGTGACCGGAACGTGGCGCCGCCTCGGCGTGGGGCGTATGTACGTCATGGTCAATCTGCTCACCTCGACGATCCTGCTCATCGGGGTCGGCTTCGTCTACGGGGCCCGCGGAACCGTCAACATCGCCCTCCTCGCTCAGATGGGAGCCCCGAACGGACAGGGGGCTCTGGCGATCGGCGTCGTTCTCCTCGCCCTGATCATCAAGGCCGGCGGCGCCCCGTTCCACGGTTGGCTGGCTCGCAGCTATCCGAACACCTCGGCGGGAATGATGTCACTGTTCTCCGGGCTGCACTCCAAGGTCGCGATGTATGCGATCTACCGGATCTACACCTCGGTGTACGGGGAACCCGCGGCCTGGGTCGATGTCATCGCCGTCATCGCCATCATCAGCATCCTCATCGGTGCTCTGTCCGGTTTCGGCCAGAACCGGGTCCGCAATGTCCTCGCCTTCCAGATGACCTCGGGCATCGGGCACATCCTACTCGGTGTCGTGCTGCTGACGTCGACGGCACTGGGCGCCGGCACCTTCTACATGGTCCATCACATGATCACGATGTCGGGACTTCTGCTCATCATGGCCGCCATCGAACAGACCTACGGCACCGGCTCATTCAAGAAGCTGACGGGCCTGGCCAAGCGGGAGAGATGGACGACGATACTGATGATCCTCGGCCTGTTTTCGCTCATCGGCCTGCCCCCGACCTCCGGGCTGTGGGGGAAGGTCGGGCTCATCACGGCCGCGACCGCCAGCGGTGATCCCCTCGGCGGGTGGCTGGTCATCGCCATCGTGGTCGGCGCACTCATCAGTCTGCTGGCACTCCAGCGCACGTGGCGCAACACGTTCTGGGGCCCGCCCATGCAGACCTACCGCCCCGATTCCGCGGACACGGGCAGGGCTCCGGCCGAGCCCATCCTCAGAAGTGTGCGGATTCCCGCCCGGCTGCTTGTGCCGGGAACGATCCTCATCGGCGTGTCCGTGGCCATCTTCGCCTATCCGGAGCCCCTGCTGGCGGTTACAACTCAGGCCGCGGACGGTCTCCTCGACCCCAGCGCCTACATCGAGGCGGTGACAAGACGATGA
- a CDS encoding alpha-ketoglutarate-dependent dioxygenase AlkB — protein MESLFADEAFDRRPRVIAQGAVWLPGFLDEAAQSWIIRQYAKWRAGPVPAHATSIAGHPMSVKTIGLGWHWQPGRYDRRARDVNGAHVLSFPDWMTRLGRQVLTEAAEVVAEDSMFPDHAAQQWGLVPHLYSPDVALVNYYDAHAKMGMHQDKDEFDPAPVVSLSLGDTCVFRFGNTDNRNRPFEDIRLASGDAFVFGGPARFAYHGVTKISQDTAPEHGRLDHLGGGRINITMRTTGRQ, from the coding sequence ATGGAGTCACTGTTCGCCGACGAGGCCTTCGACCGCCGCCCCCGCGTCATCGCACAGGGGGCGGTCTGGCTCCCCGGCTTTCTCGATGAGGCAGCTCAGTCCTGGATCATCAGGCAGTACGCGAAGTGGCGGGCAGGTCCCGTTCCCGCCCATGCCACATCGATCGCCGGACATCCGATGAGTGTGAAGACAATCGGCCTGGGCTGGCATTGGCAGCCGGGTCGCTACGATCGCCGGGCCCGCGATGTCAACGGCGCGCACGTGCTGTCGTTTCCCGACTGGATGACTCGCCTGGGTCGCCAAGTACTCACCGAGGCCGCCGAGGTGGTGGCCGAGGATTCGATGTTCCCGGACCATGCCGCACAGCAGTGGGGGCTGGTCCCCCACCTCTACTCCCCCGACGTCGCGCTCGTGAACTACTACGATGCCCATGCGAAGATGGGCATGCATCAGGACAAGGACGAGTTCGACCCCGCGCCCGTGGTCTCCCTCTCACTCGGCGACACCTGTGTCTTCCGGTTCGGAAACACCGACAACCGCAACAGACCCTTCGAAGACATCCGCCTCGCCTCGGGTGATGCCTTCGTCTTCGGCGGACCGGCTCGCTTCGCCTATCACGGAGTGACGAAGATCAGCCAGGACACCGCACCGGAGCACGGTCGTCTCGACCACCTCGGCGGGGGCCGGATCAACATCACGATGCGCACCACCGGCAGACAATAG
- a CDS encoding monovalent cation/H+ antiporter complex subunit F gives MTIVVSICIVILAGAVIVGLIRVLTAKDLGSRAIVSDLMYFSAIGILTMFGILVSSSIVLDAVFLSSMVGILATIALSRILTRGLR, from the coding sequence ATGACCATCGTCGTCAGCATCTGCATCGTGATCCTCGCCGGAGCCGTCATCGTCGGCCTGATCAGGGTCCTCACCGCCAAAGACCTGGGCTCCCGGGCGATCGTCAGTGACCTCATGTACTTCTCCGCCATCGGCATCCTGACGATGTTCGGCATCCTCGTCTCGTCGTCGATCGTCCTCGATGCCGTCTTCCTCTCCTCCATGGTCGGCATCCTCGCCACCATCGCCCTGTCCCGGATCCTCACCAGGGGGCTGCGCTGA
- a CDS encoding cation:proton antiporter: MNDAVATTLVGVFGISGSLLMLFSAMAMFRVRDAFSRINVFSPSTGVGMPLIVVAAYVYDLHSAGFSWGSLLMAVVAVLCLIIVSSVASNTLSRASVLSGQPVYRKTSPNRLARPPAGTIDVDPGSAQDPTRED; the protein is encoded by the coding sequence ATGAACGACGCCGTGGCGACCACCCTGGTCGGTGTCTTCGGGATCTCCGGGTCCCTGCTCATGCTCTTCTCCGCGATGGCGATGTTCCGGGTCCGCGACGCGTTCTCCCGGATCAACGTCTTCTCCCCGTCGACCGGGGTGGGGATGCCGCTGATCGTGGTCGCCGCCTACGTCTATGACCTGCACAGCGCCGGTTTCAGCTGGGGGTCCCTGCTCATGGCCGTCGTCGCCGTGCTGTGCCTCATCATCGTGTCCTCGGTGGCCAGCAATACGCTCTCGCGAGCGAGCGTGCTCTCCGGACAGCCGGTCTACCGCAAGACTTCGCCGAACCGATTGGCTCGGCCGCCGGCGGGAACCATCGATGTCGATCCGGGCTCCGCGCAGGATCCCACGCGCGAGGACTGA
- a CDS encoding tyrosine-type recombinase/integrase, with the protein MAYATKLPSGRSRGVAKRGRVILGRKTFDKKNAAIAWATRLETAAGGGLDVHGGQAKVKALMKEWIEVRRDWVVEGTFAVDLIVQAKLTPTLKARAIASITPSDLEKWYIHLRKKHDLGDGSLKRYRESLSSFFKWTVDDNRRGDNPVRRSKLPAVVDPPNEMHPFSRGELKTIFDRCSRFSEHNAKIIYILGWTGLRWGEAWALPVRDVILDGMPYKRVTRSQTETRKLKSTKGRTSRTVPIVDEVLPFVRELLEDTGLDDLVFTGPKGGKLWRQSCLISTHYEEVGMGRTLHDLRHSAACIWLTEEVDLSTLKAWLGHASVATTNLYPHYLHHLGTTADQAALKKLNS; encoded by the coding sequence ATGGCGTATGCAACCAAGCTCCCCAGTGGCCGATCGCGTGGAGTTGCCAAGCGGGGTCGAGTGATCCTGGGTCGAAAGACCTTTGACAAGAAGAACGCTGCGATCGCCTGGGCGACGAGGCTAGAGACAGCCGCTGGCGGCGGACTCGATGTCCATGGTGGTCAGGCAAAAGTCAAGGCCCTCATGAAGGAGTGGATCGAGGTACGCCGAGATTGGGTTGTCGAGGGTACCTTCGCTGTCGACCTCATAGTCCAGGCGAAGCTGACCCCGACCCTCAAGGCTCGCGCGATCGCGTCGATCACCCCGAGTGACCTCGAGAAGTGGTACATCCACCTGCGCAAGAAGCATGACCTCGGCGACGGATCCCTCAAACGCTACCGCGAGTCGCTGTCCTCGTTCTTCAAGTGGACGGTCGATGACAACAGACGCGGAGACAATCCCGTCCGCCGGTCGAAACTGCCGGCGGTGGTCGATCCTCCCAACGAGATGCACCCGTTCTCCCGAGGCGAGCTCAAGACTATCTTCGATCGGTGCTCACGCTTTAGTGAGCACAATGCGAAGATCATCTACATACTCGGCTGGACAGGACTGCGTTGGGGCGAGGCGTGGGCACTGCCTGTACGCGATGTCATCCTCGACGGGATGCCCTACAAGCGGGTGACGCGCTCTCAGACAGAGACGCGCAAGCTCAAGTCGACCAAGGGCAGGACCTCCCGGACGGTTCCGATCGTTGATGAGGTCCTGCCGTTCGTCAGGGAGCTGCTGGAAGACACAGGTCTGGACGATCTCGTCTTCACCGGCCCGAAGGGCGGGAAGCTGTGGCGACAGTCCTGCCTCATCTCAACACACTATGAAGAGGTGGGCATGGGCCGAACGCTGCACGACCTGCGACACTCTGCCGCGTGCATCTGGCTGACAGAAGAAGTCGACCTGTCCACATTGAAAGCGTGGCTGGGTCATGCGTCGGTAGCGACGACGAATCTCTACCCCCACTACCTCCACCACCTGGGGACCACAGCAGATCAGGCGGCTCTGAAGAAGCTCAACTCATGA
- a CDS encoding Na+/H+ antiporter subunit E, protein MMHLIHGISYLFYIGWAILTGSATIVGRLFLPGQEYARPMIVEVPLRCVTDMEVAMFASSITITPGTLVTAIASGTSTQPPVLFVHALFEESEESALEGLYDMESRLLAMTRGRAPSTAAKSVTELEQEEGRE, encoded by the coding sequence ATGATGCACCTCATCCACGGAATCTCCTACCTCTTCTACATCGGCTGGGCGATCCTGACGGGTTCGGCCACGATCGTGGGGCGACTGTTCCTGCCCGGGCAGGAGTATGCGCGTCCGATGATCGTGGAGGTTCCGCTCCGGTGCGTCACCGATATGGAGGTGGCCATGTTCGCCTCGTCGATCACGATCACGCCCGGCACACTGGTCACGGCCATCGCCTCCGGCACCTCGACACAGCCGCCTGTCCTCTTCGTCCACGCCCTGTTCGAGGAGTCGGAGGAGTCCGCGCTGGAGGGCCTGTACGACATGGAATCCCGGTTGCTGGCGATGACGCGGGGCCGGGCCCCGTCGACCGCCGCGAAATCAGTCACCGAACTCGAGCAGGAGGAAGGACGAGAATGA
- a CDS encoding sodium:proton antiporter has protein sequence MILALTIGVLTAGGVYLMMQRSMVRGVFGLTLISHAANFILLSAGVGAWRVEPLSNRGDQSMAADPLPQAFVLTAIVITLAVTIFMLALAVLGHDDDQKRAPETGEGRDS, from the coding sequence ATGATCCTGGCTCTCACGATCGGCGTGCTGACCGCCGGCGGGGTGTATCTGATGATGCAGCGGTCGATGGTCAGAGGCGTCTTCGGTCTGACGCTGATCTCCCACGCCGCGAATTTCATCCTCCTCTCCGCAGGAGTCGGCGCGTGGCGCGTGGAGCCGCTGAGCAATCGCGGCGATCAGAGCATGGCCGCCGATCCGCTGCCGCAGGCCTTCGTCCTCACCGCCATCGTCATCACCTTGGCCGTGACGATCTTCATGCTGGCCCTGGCCGTGCTCGGCCACGACGACGATCAGAAACGTGCCCCCGAGACCGGTGAGGGGCGAGACTCATGA
- a CDS encoding DUF4234 domain-containing protein — MTTVATRAPLIQKRSPWGGWWLILITLGIYYFVWYGKINRELATVTGKPHDGWGQWWSQIIPFYGLVGLHHTAIRLGDAIQSHGSADKVSPGIAWFWAPIWFGSHQRYLQRRMNLLGNLIASRATA, encoded by the coding sequence ATGACCACAGTAGCCACGCGCGCGCCGCTAATCCAGAAGCGCAGCCCCTGGGGAGGGTGGTGGCTGATCCTCATCACCCTCGGGATCTACTACTTTGTCTGGTACGGCAAGATCAATCGTGAGCTGGCGACAGTCACCGGCAAGCCTCATGACGGCTGGGGCCAGTGGTGGAGCCAGATCATCCCGTTCTATGGGCTCGTCGGCTTACACCACACCGCAATCCGCCTCGGCGATGCGATCCAAAGCCACGGCTCGGCGGACAAGGTTTCTCCCGGCATTGCCTGGTTCTGGGCGCCAATCTGGTTCGGGTCGCACCAGCGCTATCTTCAGCGTCGAATGAACCTTCTCGGCAATCTCATCGCATCCCGAGCTACCGCATAG